In Flavobacterium okayamense, a single window of DNA contains:
- a CDS encoding glycosyltransferase family 4 protein: protein MSKKITIITANYYPEDTAIGLYTTQFADYLKSNGFEVTVLTGFPYYPQWEINTDYKEKKAFYTETNNEIKIIRFKQFVPKKVNLLGRILMILSFNFGLFINLFKLKKSDLIISVVPYTTNSIIGKFYSYFNKTKFWIHIQDFEFDLLIDSGIGTKNSFFKSLFFKILLKTESLLLNSADIISSISTSMIQKIYEKSNPKEVFYFPNWVSIDNINPTTSQHHPYFNSNKYNLLYSGNIGEKQDWDFFIEFCKLIKPEDDLNITIVGNGGYYNTLRERASNFEFVKFKDVVPYSDLSNLLCTADCHFLFQKSDVIDSVMPSKLLGMMASAKPSIITGNKNSEVNNILSNSSGGYYIASNNVKEVYEKVISLKNNAEKSSNMGAQAREFVKNNFSDKAVLDSFIVKINDVLHEER, encoded by the coding sequence ATGTCTAAGAAGATAACCATTATTACTGCAAATTATTATCCGGAAGACACGGCTATTGGCCTTTATACGACTCAATTTGCTGACTATTTAAAATCTAATGGTTTTGAAGTTACTGTTTTGACAGGGTTTCCCTATTATCCTCAATGGGAAATTAACACTGATTATAAAGAAAAAAAGGCATTTTATACAGAAACTAATAATGAAATAAAAATTATTCGCTTTAAGCAATTTGTCCCAAAAAAAGTAAATTTGTTGGGCAGAATTTTAATGATTCTTAGTTTTAATTTTGGGTTGTTTATAAACTTATTTAAGCTTAAAAAAAGTGATTTAATTATAAGTGTTGTACCTTACACAACAAATTCTATTATAGGTAAATTTTATTCTTACTTTAACAAAACAAAATTTTGGATTCATATACAAGATTTTGAATTTGATTTATTAATAGATTCTGGTATTGGAACTAAAAATTCTTTTTTCAAAAGTTTGTTTTTTAAAATTCTTTTGAAAACAGAAAGTTTGCTTTTAAATTCGGCAGATATAATAAGTTCGATAAGTACCTCTATGATTCAAAAAATTTATGAAAAATCAAATCCTAAAGAAGTTTTTTATTTTCCAAACTGGGTTTCAATAGATAACATAAATCCGACTACTTCGCAACATCATCCTTATTTTAATTCTAATAAATATAATCTTTTATATTCGGGAAATATAGGTGAAAAACAAGATTGGGACTTTTTTATAGAATTTTGTAAACTTATAAAACCTGAAGATGATTTAAATATTACCATTGTAGGAAACGGTGGCTATTATAATACATTAAGAGAAAGAGCTTCTAATTTTGAATTTGTAAAATTTAAAGATGTAGTTCCTTATAGTGATTTATCAAACCTACTTTGTACGGCAGATTGTCATTTTTTATTTCAAAAAAGCGATGTTATTGATTCCGTTATGCCTTCAAAATTACTAGGGATGATGGCAAGTGCAAAGCCTTCAATTATAACTGGTAATAAAAATTCTGAAGTCAACAATATATTAAGTAATTCTAGTGGAGGTTATTATATTGCTAGTAATAATGTAAAAGAGGTTTATGAAAAAGTGATTTCTTTAAAAAATAATGCTGAGAAATCATCTAATATGGGTGCGCAAGCTCGCGAATTTGTTAAGAACAACTTCTCTGATAAAGCGGTTTTAGATTCCTTTATAGTAAAAATTAATGATGTGCTTCATGAAGAAAGATAA
- a CDS encoding O-antigen ligase family protein, producing the protein MKKDKLILIMTFLIGCLFTFPLFKENISSIFLIATTIVTIVYLSTAKEKILLKKHHLIYTLPFFIVLCTNVFAVNAEMDWKNVSKSLMFLIFPLVFFNIPASVFKNLETKFIYIFKFSCLFVSSYYIISFLLNHTFLDFFNESYNESVFRKHVYSIAIFKIHPTYLSLFLNVGIIHSLLYFKKELKYLNLFTFIFSLIMILLLSSRLMIVISFISIIYTVTKGISIKKRYFVPIIAVFFTGLIFLPGIKSRFIEAYNDFNNPPKGMYFNSTNIRKSIINCSFEILKQNYVRGVGFSNIQAELNECYAANYDSKFYENHDYLTHNYLVYIFLGSGILGFSIFLFYLFTIIRNCLKIKNVLLNVILFSCIALFFVEDFLYRHYGLFFFNLFVFSYFKFYEYISKENA; encoded by the coding sequence ATGAAGAAAGATAAGCTAATACTTATAATGACTTTTTTAATAGGGTGTTTATTTACTTTCCCTTTATTTAAAGAAAATATTTCTTCAATTTTTTTGATTGCCACTACAATTGTAACTATTGTTTACCTTTCAACTGCTAAAGAAAAAATTCTTTTAAAGAAACATCATCTAATTTACACATTACCTTTTTTTATTGTTTTATGCACCAATGTCTTTGCTGTAAATGCTGAAATGGACTGGAAAAATGTAAGTAAATCTTTAATGTTTCTTATTTTTCCTTTGGTTTTTTTTAATATTCCAGCAAGTGTTTTTAAAAATCTAGAAACAAAGTTTATTTATATTTTTAAGTTTTCTTGTTTGTTCGTTAGTAGTTATTACATCATTTCATTTTTACTAAATCATACTTTCTTAGATTTTTTTAATGAAAGCTATAATGAATCGGTTTTTAGGAAACATGTTTATAGCATCGCTATTTTTAAGATTCATCCAACTTATTTATCTCTTTTTTTAAATGTTGGTATCATACATTCTTTACTCTACTTTAAAAAAGAACTCAAGTATTTGAATCTCTTTACTTTCATTTTTTCTCTAATAATGATATTGCTTTTATCTTCAAGATTAATGATTGTTATTTCGTTTATTTCAATCATCTATACTGTTACAAAGGGAATTTCTATAAAAAAAAGATATTTTGTTCCAATTATTGCTGTATTTTTTACTGGACTTATTTTCTTGCCTGGAATTAAATCGAGGTTTATAGAAGCTTATAATGATTTTAATAATCCGCCTAAAGGCATGTATTTCAATTCAACTAATATTAGAAAAAGTATTATTAATTGCTCGTTTGAAATTCTAAAACAAAATTATGTTAGAGGTGTAGGGTTTTCAAATATTCAAGCGGAACTTAATGAATGTTATGCAGCAAATTATGATTCTAAATTTTATGAAAATCACGATTATCTAACACATAATTACTTAGTGTATATTTTCTTAGGATCAGGAATATTAGGGTTTTCAATATTTCTTTTTTACCTATTTACAATCATAAGAAATTGCCTAAAAATAAAGAATGTTCTTTTAAATGTAATTTTATTTAGCTGTATTGCCCTTTTCTTTGTAGAAGATTTTCTATATAGGCATTATGGATTATTCTTCTTTAATTTATTTGTATTTAGTTATTTTAAGTTTTACGAATATATTTCAAAAGAAAATGCTTAA
- a CDS encoding glycosyltransferase family 2 protein: MNTPLFSIITATFNSEKTLERTIISVLNQSFIDFEFLIIDGNSKDTTVEIVKKYVPIFNEKGIVFKYISEPDKGIYDAWNKGVNLSRGKWISFLGSDDYYLENALETYKNSTKSNCNYLHSKVQLINEKGDNLRILGGDNFSKSKFFRNMNIAHVGSFHHKSLFENEKFSLAYKSASDYYFFLVNFDKLKPFFINEITAVMQFGGISTNVDAALKEAMQVKIDSDRRNKFLCYLDFAVDRFKHFLLKYIRKT; encoded by the coding sequence ATGAATACTCCACTTTTTTCAATTATTACAGCAACTTTTAACAGTGAAAAAACTTTAGAAAGAACTATAATTTCTGTTTTAAATCAAAGCTTTATAGATTTTGAATTTTTAATAATTGATGGAAATTCAAAAGACACAACAGTTGAAATTGTTAAAAAATATGTCCCAATTTTTAACGAAAAAGGAATTGTTTTTAAGTATATCTCTGAACCGGATAAAGGAATTTATGATGCTTGGAATAAAGGAGTAAATTTATCTAGAGGAAAATGGATAAGTTTTTTAGGTTCCGATGATTATTATTTAGAAAACGCTTTAGAAACATATAAAAATTCAACAAAAAGCAACTGTAATTATTTACACAGCAAAGTGCAATTGATTAATGAGAAAGGTGATAACCTCAGAATACTAGGAGGTGATAATTTTAGCAAATCAAAGTTTTTTAGAAACATGAATATTGCTCACGTAGGTTCATTTCACCACAAGTCTTTATTTGAGAATGAAAAATTTAGTTTAGCATATAAATCGGCAAGTGATTATTATTTTTTCTTAGTCAACTTCGACAAGTTGAAACCATTTTTTATTAATGAAATTACAGCTGTAATGCAATTTGGAGGAATTAGTACAAATGTAGATGCTGCTCTAAAAGAAGCAATGCAAGTTAAGATAGATTCAGATAGAAGAAATAAGTTTTTATGTTATTTAGACTTTGCTGTAGATCGATTTAAGCATTTTCTTTTGAAATATATTCGTAAAACTTAA